One Rosa chinensis cultivar Old Blush chromosome 5, RchiOBHm-V2, whole genome shotgun sequence genomic region harbors:
- the LOC112202767 gene encoding factor of DNA methylation 1 isoform X2, whose protein sequence is MDIGKLQQNVRHLTHVFEEAFLEQRRVFSKSKAQIDELKKKLEQTRCQQKELEEKLEKSEAQNEDLQKKHDHSEAQRKELMKRDEMSEANMKELRKKIVHSEADMKALLKKLEYIEAQKKEHEKTERAQKEELAKKLLQQSLTQKKKLQLMFSLDDNKAIKELFEEKKKNEKLDGELNELRNHHNLLLELKDAVLNKLKKKEEELINVRYLLEQTFLEKEAFLKSEALKNDLKKMLGESESERNELKKKHDHCEAQKKDLLKKDDQSEAELQEARQEFINGLGGLNFCTTIGVKRMGELDNKPFQTSCKRQYSKKEADDKAATLYSQWEGYLRDPNWYPFTTSMDSCGNSKLTINEEDEKLKQLKVCNLDIEVYKAVTTALVELNSYNTNGRTPIAELWNFKEGRKATVKEGISYVLNQLKLLRKRVGKMLSEQKLDMKKKKPDDGTNEIQKKLEEKEAELKDLKAELKDLKAELEYSEELNSTLFVKERESNDELQDARKELIRELVDGGFIGVKRMGEIDITPFATACKRDNSMLEPEVWQDCISDPSWYPFKPIEDEFGNRKEILDVEDEKLKFIKGNDGVYKAVTTALMELKEYNSSGMYVTEELWNFQKGRRATLQEGLSYILLNWRPLKRKRKI, encoded by the exons GAAAATTGCAACAAAATGTACGTCATCTGACTCATGTCTTTGAAGAGGCCTTCTTAGAGCAGAGAAGAGTCTTTTCAAAATCCAAAGctcaaatagatgaacttaagAAAAAGCTTGAGCAGACAAGATGCCAACAGAAAGAGCTCGAGGAAAAACTTGAGAAGAGTGAAGCTCAAAATGAAGATCTTCAGAAGAAGCATGATCACAGTGAAGCTCAGAGGAAAGAACTTATGAAAAGGGATGAAATGAGTGAAGCTAATATGAAAGAGCTCCGGAAAAAGATTGTGCATAGTGAAGCTGATATGAAAGCGCTTCTGAAAAAGCTTGAGTATATTGAGGCTCAGAAAAAAGAGCATGAGAAAACTGAAAGAGCTCAAAAGGAAGAACTTGCTAAAAAATTGCTTCAGCAGAGTCTcactcaaaaaaagaaattg caACTTATGTTCAGCTTGGATGATAATAAGGCTATTAAAGAGCTATTTGAGGAAAAG AAAAAGAATGAGAAGCTTGATGGGGAATTGAATGAGTTGCGCAACCATCATAATCTCCTGCTTGAACTAAAGGATGCTGTTCTGAATAAGttaaagaagaaggaagaggagtTGATCAATGTACGTTACCTTCTTGAACAGACCTTCTTGGAGAAAGAAGCCTTTTTAAAATCTGAAGCTCTAAAGAATGATCTTAAGAAAATGCTAGGGGAGAGTGAATCTGAAAGAAATGAACTTAAAAAAAAGCATGATCATTGTGAAGCTCAGAAGAAAGATCTTCTGAAAAAGGATGATCAGAGTGAAGCCGAACTTCAGGAGGCTCGTCAAGAGTTCATCAAT GGACTAGGGGGATTAAACTTCTGTACTACAATTGGCGTGAAGAGAATGGGAGAGCTTGACAACAAACCATTTCAAACTTCATGCAAGAGACAATATTCTAAAAAAGAAGCAGATGACAAGGCAGCAACACTATATTCTCAGTGGGAGGGCTACCTCAGGGATCCAAATTGGTATCCATTCACAACTAGCATGGATTCTTGTGGAAATTCTAAG CTGACTATCAACGAAGAAGATGAAAAATTGAAACAGTTAAAGGTCTGCAATCTTGATATCGAAGTATACAAGGCTGTGACAACTGCCTTGGTGGAATTGAACAGCTATAATACCAATGGTAGGACTCCAATAGCAGAATTATGGAATTTTAAAGAAGGGAGGAAGGCAACAGTGAAAGAGGGAATATCGTATGTACTGAACCAATTGAAACTGCTGAGAAAGAGGGTTGGTAAAATGCTGTCAGAACAAAAG CttgatatgaagaagaaaaaaccggATGATGGGACTAATGAAATTCAAAAGAAGTTAGAGGAGAAGGAAGCTGAGTTGAAAGATTTAAAAGCTGAGTTGAAAGATTTAAAAGCTGAGTTAGAATATTCAGAAGAGCTCAACTCTACACTATTTGTCAAGGAGCGTGAAAGTAACGATGAACTGCAGGATGCTCGCAAGGAGTTAATCAGG GAACTGGTGGATGGCGGTTTTATTGGCGTGAAGAGAATGGGAGAGATTGACATCACCCCTTTTGCAACTGCATGCAAGAGAGATAATTCTATGCTAGAACCAGAGGTGTGGCAGGATTGTATTAGTGATCCAAGCTGGTATCCTTTTAAACCGATCGAGGATGAATTTGGAAATCGGAAG GAAATTCTTGATGTAGAAGATGAAAAATTGAAGTTTATAAAGGGCAACGATGGAGTGTACAAGGCAGTCACAACTGCCTTGATGGAACTGAAGGAGTACAATTCGAGTGGTATGTATGTAACAGAAGAACTATGGAACTTTCAAAAAGGGAGGAGGGCAACACTACAAGAGGGATTATCATATATACTATTGAACTGGAGACCtctgaaaaggaaaagaaaaatttga
- the LOC112202767 gene encoding factor of DNA methylation 1 isoform X1, producing MDIGKLQQNVRHLTHVFEEAFLEQRRVFSKSKAQIDELKKKLEQTRCQQKELEEKLEKSEAQNEDLQKKHDHSEAQRKELMKRDEMSEANMKELRKKIVHSEADMKALLKKLEYIEAQKKEHEKTERAQKEELAKKLLQQSLTQKKKLQLMFSLDDNKAIKELFEEKKKNEKLDGELNELRNHHNLLLELKDAVLNKLKKKEEELINVRYLLEQTFLEKEAFLKSEALKNDLKKMLGESESERNELKKKHDHCEAQKKDLLKKDDQSEAELQEARQEFINGLGGLNFCTTIGVKRMGELDNKPFQTSCKRQYSKKEADDKAATLYSQWEGYLRDPNWYPFTTSMDSCGNSKLTINEEDEKLKQLKVCNLDIEVYKAVTTALVELNSYNTNGRTPIAELWNFKEGRKATVKEGISYVLNQLKLLRKRVGKMLSEQKQLDMKKKKPDDGTNEIQKKLEEKEAELKDLKAELKDLKAELEYSEELNSTLFVKERESNDELQDARKELIRELVDGGFIGVKRMGEIDITPFATACKRDNSMLEPEVWQDCISDPSWYPFKPIEDEFGNRKEILDVEDEKLKFIKGNDGVYKAVTTALMELKEYNSSGMYVTEELWNFQKGRRATLQEGLSYILLNWRPLKRKRKI from the exons GAAAATTGCAACAAAATGTACGTCATCTGACTCATGTCTTTGAAGAGGCCTTCTTAGAGCAGAGAAGAGTCTTTTCAAAATCCAAAGctcaaatagatgaacttaagAAAAAGCTTGAGCAGACAAGATGCCAACAGAAAGAGCTCGAGGAAAAACTTGAGAAGAGTGAAGCTCAAAATGAAGATCTTCAGAAGAAGCATGATCACAGTGAAGCTCAGAGGAAAGAACTTATGAAAAGGGATGAAATGAGTGAAGCTAATATGAAAGAGCTCCGGAAAAAGATTGTGCATAGTGAAGCTGATATGAAAGCGCTTCTGAAAAAGCTTGAGTATATTGAGGCTCAGAAAAAAGAGCATGAGAAAACTGAAAGAGCTCAAAAGGAAGAACTTGCTAAAAAATTGCTTCAGCAGAGTCTcactcaaaaaaagaaattg caACTTATGTTCAGCTTGGATGATAATAAGGCTATTAAAGAGCTATTTGAGGAAAAG AAAAAGAATGAGAAGCTTGATGGGGAATTGAATGAGTTGCGCAACCATCATAATCTCCTGCTTGAACTAAAGGATGCTGTTCTGAATAAGttaaagaagaaggaagaggagtTGATCAATGTACGTTACCTTCTTGAACAGACCTTCTTGGAGAAAGAAGCCTTTTTAAAATCTGAAGCTCTAAAGAATGATCTTAAGAAAATGCTAGGGGAGAGTGAATCTGAAAGAAATGAACTTAAAAAAAAGCATGATCATTGTGAAGCTCAGAAGAAAGATCTTCTGAAAAAGGATGATCAGAGTGAAGCCGAACTTCAGGAGGCTCGTCAAGAGTTCATCAAT GGACTAGGGGGATTAAACTTCTGTACTACAATTGGCGTGAAGAGAATGGGAGAGCTTGACAACAAACCATTTCAAACTTCATGCAAGAGACAATATTCTAAAAAAGAAGCAGATGACAAGGCAGCAACACTATATTCTCAGTGGGAGGGCTACCTCAGGGATCCAAATTGGTATCCATTCACAACTAGCATGGATTCTTGTGGAAATTCTAAG CTGACTATCAACGAAGAAGATGAAAAATTGAAACAGTTAAAGGTCTGCAATCTTGATATCGAAGTATACAAGGCTGTGACAACTGCCTTGGTGGAATTGAACAGCTATAATACCAATGGTAGGACTCCAATAGCAGAATTATGGAATTTTAAAGAAGGGAGGAAGGCAACAGTGAAAGAGGGAATATCGTATGTACTGAACCAATTGAAACTGCTGAGAAAGAGGGTTGGTAAAATGCTGTCAGAACAAAAG CAGCttgatatgaagaagaaaaaaccggATGATGGGACTAATGAAATTCAAAAGAAGTTAGAGGAGAAGGAAGCTGAGTTGAAAGATTTAAAAGCTGAGTTGAAAGATTTAAAAGCTGAGTTAGAATATTCAGAAGAGCTCAACTCTACACTATTTGTCAAGGAGCGTGAAAGTAACGATGAACTGCAGGATGCTCGCAAGGAGTTAATCAGG GAACTGGTGGATGGCGGTTTTATTGGCGTGAAGAGAATGGGAGAGATTGACATCACCCCTTTTGCAACTGCATGCAAGAGAGATAATTCTATGCTAGAACCAGAGGTGTGGCAGGATTGTATTAGTGATCCAAGCTGGTATCCTTTTAAACCGATCGAGGATGAATTTGGAAATCGGAAG GAAATTCTTGATGTAGAAGATGAAAAATTGAAGTTTATAAAGGGCAACGATGGAGTGTACAAGGCAGTCACAACTGCCTTGATGGAACTGAAGGAGTACAATTCGAGTGGTATGTATGTAACAGAAGAACTATGGAACTTTCAAAAAGGGAGGAGGGCAACACTACAAGAGGGATTATCATATATACTATTGAACTGGAGACCtctgaaaaggaaaagaaaaatttga
- the LOC112202767 gene encoding factor of DNA methylation 2 isoform X3, with protein MKRDEMSEANMKELRKKIVHSEADMKALLKKLEYIEAQKKEHEKTERAQKEELAKKLLQQSLTQKKKLQLMFSLDDNKAIKELFEEKKKNEKLDGELNELRNHHNLLLELKDAVLNKLKKKEEELINVRYLLEQTFLEKEAFLKSEALKNDLKKMLGESESERNELKKKHDHCEAQKKDLLKKDDQSEAELQEARQEFINGLGGLNFCTTIGVKRMGELDNKPFQTSCKRQYSKKEADDKAATLYSQWEGYLRDPNWYPFTTSMDSCGNSKLTINEEDEKLKQLKVCNLDIEVYKAVTTALVELNSYNTNGRTPIAELWNFKEGRKATVKEGISYVLNQLKLLRKRVGKMLSEQKQLDMKKKKPDDGTNEIQKKLEEKEAELKDLKAELKDLKAELEYSEELNSTLFVKERESNDELQDARKELIRELVDGGFIGVKRMGEIDITPFATACKRDNSMLEPEVWQDCISDPSWYPFKPIEDEFGNRKEILDVEDEKLKFIKGNDGVYKAVTTALMELKEYNSSGMYVTEELWNFQKGRRATLQEGLSYILLNWRPLKRKRKI; from the exons ATGAAAAGGGATGAAATGAGTGAAGCTAATATGAAAGAGCTCCGGAAAAAGATTGTGCATAGTGAAGCTGATATGAAAGCGCTTCTGAAAAAGCTTGAGTATATTGAGGCTCAGAAAAAAGAGCATGAGAAAACTGAAAGAGCTCAAAAGGAAGAACTTGCTAAAAAATTGCTTCAGCAGAGTCTcactcaaaaaaagaaattg caACTTATGTTCAGCTTGGATGATAATAAGGCTATTAAAGAGCTATTTGAGGAAAAG AAAAAGAATGAGAAGCTTGATGGGGAATTGAATGAGTTGCGCAACCATCATAATCTCCTGCTTGAACTAAAGGATGCTGTTCTGAATAAGttaaagaagaaggaagaggagtTGATCAATGTACGTTACCTTCTTGAACAGACCTTCTTGGAGAAAGAAGCCTTTTTAAAATCTGAAGCTCTAAAGAATGATCTTAAGAAAATGCTAGGGGAGAGTGAATCTGAAAGAAATGAACTTAAAAAAAAGCATGATCATTGTGAAGCTCAGAAGAAAGATCTTCTGAAAAAGGATGATCAGAGTGAAGCCGAACTTCAGGAGGCTCGTCAAGAGTTCATCAAT GGACTAGGGGGATTAAACTTCTGTACTACAATTGGCGTGAAGAGAATGGGAGAGCTTGACAACAAACCATTTCAAACTTCATGCAAGAGACAATATTCTAAAAAAGAAGCAGATGACAAGGCAGCAACACTATATTCTCAGTGGGAGGGCTACCTCAGGGATCCAAATTGGTATCCATTCACAACTAGCATGGATTCTTGTGGAAATTCTAAG CTGACTATCAACGAAGAAGATGAAAAATTGAAACAGTTAAAGGTCTGCAATCTTGATATCGAAGTATACAAGGCTGTGACAACTGCCTTGGTGGAATTGAACAGCTATAATACCAATGGTAGGACTCCAATAGCAGAATTATGGAATTTTAAAGAAGGGAGGAAGGCAACAGTGAAAGAGGGAATATCGTATGTACTGAACCAATTGAAACTGCTGAGAAAGAGGGTTGGTAAAATGCTGTCAGAACAAAAG CAGCttgatatgaagaagaaaaaaccggATGATGGGACTAATGAAATTCAAAAGAAGTTAGAGGAGAAGGAAGCTGAGTTGAAAGATTTAAAAGCTGAGTTGAAAGATTTAAAAGCTGAGTTAGAATATTCAGAAGAGCTCAACTCTACACTATTTGTCAAGGAGCGTGAAAGTAACGATGAACTGCAGGATGCTCGCAAGGAGTTAATCAGG GAACTGGTGGATGGCGGTTTTATTGGCGTGAAGAGAATGGGAGAGATTGACATCACCCCTTTTGCAACTGCATGCAAGAGAGATAATTCTATGCTAGAACCAGAGGTGTGGCAGGATTGTATTAGTGATCCAAGCTGGTATCCTTTTAAACCGATCGAGGATGAATTTGGAAATCGGAAG GAAATTCTTGATGTAGAAGATGAAAAATTGAAGTTTATAAAGGGCAACGATGGAGTGTACAAGGCAGTCACAACTGCCTTGATGGAACTGAAGGAGTACAATTCGAGTGGTATGTATGTAACAGAAGAACTATGGAACTTTCAAAAAGGGAGGAGGGCAACACTACAAGAGGGATTATCATATATACTATTGAACTGGAGACCtctgaaaaggaaaagaaaaatttga
- the LOC112202775 gene encoding uncharacterized protein LOC112202775, which yields MSPTKSAQTARKSTGGKFPKKRLGTLPDRKPANPPQVGAPRTSVMAPPPPQATFLRGGLVSPVNLRAELSQHCASVGTYMDWSDATIQNLTKERDLAFKEKDLVSKERDLAYKERDLTLKELREVQKDLSKCQSELEQSQKSLELCKNQFEVEKRKLTEDLMQDFQEQLFMTESQQYSVGYSDCSKGRCHRLGWTSEQVEVFADELYFSDMEEEEA from the exons ATGTCTCCAACCAAGTCAGCTCAAACTGCTCGGAAATCAACCGGCGGTAAATTCCCCAAGAAGCGGCTGGGCACCCTG CCTGATAGAAAACCAGCAAACCCACCTCAGGTTGGTGCCCCAAGAACCTCTGTGATGGCACCACCACCGCCCCAAGCCACATTTTTGAGGGGAGGTTTAGTAAGCCCTGTGAATCTCAGAGCTGAGCTCTCCCAGCATTGTGCTTCT GTTGGCACATATATGGACTGGTCCGATGCCACTATCCAGAATTTAACGAAAGAGCGAGACCTGGCCTTTAAGGAGAAAGACCTGGTCTCCAAGGAGCGAGACTTGGCTTATAAGGAGCGAGATTTGACCTTGAAGGAGTTAAGGGAGGTTCAAAAGGACTTGTCCAAGTGCCAATCTGAGTTGGAGCAGAGCCAGAAGAGCTTGGAACTATGCAAGAACCAATTTGAGGTTGAGAAGAGAAAGTTGACTGAAGATTTGATGCAGGACTTCCAAGAACAACTCTTTATGACAGAGAGCCAGCAGTACAGTGTTGGGTACAGTGATTGCTCCAAGGGCAGATGCCACAGGCTTGGATGGACTTCGGAGCAGGTTGAAGTGTTTGCTGATGAGCTCTACTTCAGTGacatggaggaagaagaagcctGA